One window of Cohnella hashimotonis genomic DNA carries:
- a CDS encoding Cfr family 23S rRNA (adenine(2503)-C(8))-methyltransferase: MKSTSKYEMIQRLLSEWKQPAFRFQQIADAIFKQRIGEYDKMTILPKSIRNELVKQLGEHVLNVTPVMQKTSSQVNKVLFSIAGGERIEAVQLSYERGWKSYCISSQCGCGFACTFCATGTIGLKRNLTADEITDQLLYFHLNGQALDSVSFMGMGEALANPHLFDALKILTDPRTFGLGHRRITVSTIGILPGIGRLAKEFPQVNLTFSLHSPFDEQRSELMPINKRYPLNEVFSKLDQHIRDTGRKVYIAYILLRGENDSNEHAEAIAALLKRRGSWEHLYHVNLIPYNATDVTPESFQQSDKERVQGFVRILKSKGIHVTVRMQFGTDIDAACGQLYGHNKQ; this comes from the coding sequence ATGAAATCTACTTCTAAATACGAAATGATTCAACGCCTATTGTCTGAATGGAAACAACCCGCCTTTCGGTTCCAACAAATCGCCGATGCGATCTTCAAGCAAAGAATCGGCGAATACGACAAGATGACCATACTACCCAAGAGTATAAGAAACGAATTAGTAAAGCAACTTGGCGAACACGTATTGAACGTAACCCCAGTGATGCAAAAGACATCCAGTCAAGTGAATAAAGTTCTTTTTTCCATTGCCGGCGGCGAACGTATAGAAGCCGTTCAACTGAGCTATGAGCGCGGCTGGAAATCTTACTGCATTTCCAGCCAGTGCGGATGCGGATTCGCTTGCACCTTCTGCGCTACAGGCACGATCGGACTGAAACGAAATCTAACGGCTGATGAAATTACCGATCAATTGTTATACTTTCATTTAAACGGTCAAGCCTTGGACAGCGTCTCGTTTATGGGCATGGGGGAAGCGCTAGCCAATCCTCATCTATTCGACGCGTTAAAGATACTGACGGATCCGCGAACCTTTGGCTTGGGGCATCGAAGAATTACCGTTTCCACCATCGGAATATTGCCGGGTATCGGTCGTCTGGCTAAGGAATTTCCGCAGGTTAACCTGACCTTCTCGCTGCATTCTCCGTTCGACGAACAGAGGAGCGAGCTAATGCCCATTAACAAGCGGTATCCGCTAAATGAAGTGTTTAGCAAGTTGGATCAGCATATTCGCGACACAGGTAGAAAAGTATATATTGCCTATATTTTACTTCGAGGAGAAAACGATTCTAACGAGCACGCGGAAGCCATTGCTGCTTTGTTGAAGCGCAGAGGTTCGTGGGAACATTTATATCACGTTAATTTGATTCCCTACAATGCAACGGACGTGACGCCCGAGAGCTTTCAACAATCGGACAAGGAACGGGTTCAAGGTTTTGTCAGGATCTTAAAGTCAAAGGGAATTCATGTCACGGTACGAATGCAATTCGGAACGGACATCGATGCAGCCTGCGGTCAACTGTACGGACATAACAAGCAATAA
- a CDS encoding ABC transporter permease, whose protein sequence is MQQSEAGLRIAAAEGKRKVRRKLRSGDKELSLLALPAAVYIFVFSYLTMFGVIIAFKNYRYDKGIWGSEWIGLDNFRFFFISEKAFIVTRNTVLYNIWFWIITTFCALLVAILLNEISRKWSKYYQTVMFLPTFVSWVVIMFLVQMFLNHDYGFVNRMLEATGGERVRWYLEPAYWPGILTLAHLWKSIGFSALVYYAGIVAIDPSYYEAARMDGATRFQMVRKITIPMLAPLITILLIMTIGSMFRGDFGLHFFVSNNSPLLYNTVDIIDTFVYRALSVSGDTSMAAAVGLYQSLVGFVLVVAANYTVRKINDENSLW, encoded by the coding sequence ATGCAGCAATCCGAAGCCGGCCTGCGCATCGCCGCCGCGGAAGGCAAGAGAAAAGTCCGGCGCAAGCTCCGAAGCGGCGACAAAGAGCTCAGCCTTCTCGCGCTTCCGGCTGCCGTCTATATTTTTGTCTTCAGCTATTTGACGATGTTCGGGGTTATCATCGCGTTCAAGAACTACCGTTACGACAAGGGGATCTGGGGGAGCGAATGGATCGGGCTCGACAATTTCAGGTTCTTCTTTATCTCCGAGAAAGCGTTTATCGTGACCCGCAACACCGTTCTTTACAACATCTGGTTCTGGATCATCACGACATTCTGCGCCTTGCTCGTCGCCATTCTTCTGAATGAGATCTCGCGCAAATGGAGCAAGTACTACCAGACCGTCATGTTTCTCCCGACCTTCGTCTCCTGGGTCGTCATCATGTTCCTCGTACAGATGTTCCTGAACCACGATTACGGATTCGTCAACCGGATGCTGGAAGCGACCGGCGGGGAGCGGGTACGCTGGTATCTGGAGCCGGCATACTGGCCGGGGATTCTGACGCTGGCGCATCTATGGAAATCGATCGGGTTCTCCGCCCTCGTATACTATGCGGGCATCGTGGCGATCGATCCGTCGTATTACGAAGCCGCGCGGATGGACGGGGCGACCCGGTTCCAGATGGTGCGCAAAATTACCATTCCCATGCTTGCCCCGCTGATCACGATTCTGCTCATCATGACGATCGGCAGCATGTTCCGGGGAGATTTCGGCCTGCATTTCTTCGTCTCGAACAATTCGCCGCTGCTGTACAACACGGTGGACATCATCGACACGTTCGTATACCGGGCGCTCAGCGTCAGCGGGGATACTTCGATGGCGGCGGCCGTCGGCCTGTACCAGTCGCTCGTCGGGTTCGTGCTCGTGGTGGCGGCCAACTATACGGTTCGCAAAATAAACGATGAGAATTCGCTATGGTAG
- a CDS encoding AraC family transcriptional regulator translates to MGILRLLRSRRYLQRILLYFNLSVVGMLVLFSFSYYFYSKDIVLQTQKEANEKVLSQIKYNINYLNQIVQNIAIMISFDKSMIYLMNAREPDPFTKFQTLRMLDTVADSTSFVDSISVYSGASGQLYVGGSGPWTRDHLPELKKMTLDRLQEAERSPSGRLVPMRTDKSSPNVDLFSFFVLEGHPSNGSVPNAVIVNIRPQWIFDNITNLNELADHRDGGVLLVQHGQALAYSGEGSAALGETERRQLSEIIAAGQPDELEPFSVRRLNGEKYFISETGIGFNDWRIVSALRYDQVMGRVESFRDISFILIGLALAASIVLSAAIANRLYKPIGRLTELFKRNSPDSGTGEEISKTQDEMGFISGVYELTLHKLQLAYRDESRNQQIVNDYFLRRWLTDSESITEEELKTCGEAYPGLFEENGGEERIWQLAVLALDPLPQSGGLPAVADDLYRFAVGNITEELLSRSCPVRVLDMKNDFMVVITRAPVSADSAALRECLAEAIETCRQYYRRTFSAAVSDPVTDGMSISRVYHATVQQLMYRLLFGAGSIITSADVADNMYRQDAAIPLEWEKKLGEGIRARDLKAIQAALDKWFEAIATFPYDYMTFAVQQLVLVIKRVLREPVFASHFNSVEMQTLGNKVIRSDTLAEMRQKIERFLEQVCQAEREAQKEDKSKIIVAAMKEFVEKNALDVNISLQSIAANFKMSPAYIGRIFKQCEHVSVSDYITGYRLDKARDMLLGSDFSVKEIADYLGFNNASYFITLFKKRFGITPKEFRMNATLEGEKSS, encoded by the coding sequence ATGGGTATCCTACGTCTGCTTCGAAGCCGCCGCTATTTGCAGCGCATTCTGCTCTACTTTAATCTGTCCGTCGTCGGGATGCTCGTTCTGTTCTCCTTCTCGTATTACTTCTATTCCAAAGACATCGTGCTGCAAACCCAGAAGGAAGCCAACGAGAAAGTACTGTCCCAAATCAAATACAACATTAATTATTTGAATCAAATCGTGCAGAATATCGCGATCATGATCAGCTTCGATAAGAGCATGATCTATTTGATGAACGCCCGGGAGCCCGACCCGTTCACGAAGTTCCAGACGCTGCGCATGCTGGATACGGTCGCCGATTCCACCTCTTTTGTCGATTCGATCTCCGTGTACAGCGGCGCAAGCGGACAGCTGTATGTCGGAGGTTCCGGCCCCTGGACGCGCGATCATCTGCCGGAATTGAAGAAGATGACGCTGGACCGGCTGCAGGAAGCCGAACGTTCCCCGAGCGGCCGGCTGGTCCCGATGAGGACGGACAAGTCGAGTCCGAACGTGGATTTGTTCTCCTTTTTCGTCCTGGAGGGGCATCCGTCGAACGGTTCAGTGCCGAACGCCGTTATCGTCAACATCCGGCCCCAGTGGATATTCGACAATATTACCAATCTGAATGAACTTGCCGACCATCGCGACGGGGGCGTCTTGCTCGTTCAACATGGGCAGGCGCTGGCATACAGCGGCGAGGGCTCCGCGGCGCTCGGCGAGACGGAACGGCGGCAGCTGTCTGAGATCATCGCGGCCGGGCAGCCGGACGAACTGGAGCCCTTCTCCGTCCGACGGCTGAATGGGGAGAAATACTTCATCTCCGAGACGGGCATCGGCTTCAACGATTGGCGGATCGTGAGCGCGCTGCGGTACGACCAGGTGATGGGCCGCGTGGAATCATTCCGGGACATCTCGTTCATCCTGATCGGTCTGGCGCTAGCTGCGTCGATCGTGCTGTCCGCTGCCATCGCGAACCGGTTGTACAAGCCGATCGGCCGGTTGACCGAGCTGTTCAAGCGGAATTCGCCGGATTCGGGGACGGGTGAGGAGATTTCGAAGACGCAGGATGAGATGGGCTTCATCTCCGGCGTGTACGAGCTGACGCTTCATAAGCTTCAACTGGCCTACCGGGACGAGAGCCGCAATCAACAGATCGTGAACGATTATTTTTTGAGGCGATGGCTCACCGACAGCGAATCCATCACCGAGGAGGAGCTGAAAACGTGCGGCGAGGCGTATCCCGGCCTGTTCGAGGAGAATGGCGGGGAGGAACGGATTTGGCAATTGGCCGTGCTCGCGCTCGATCCCCTGCCGCAGTCCGGCGGCCTGCCGGCCGTTGCGGACGATCTGTACCGGTTCGCGGTCGGCAACATTACGGAGGAGTTGCTCTCGCGGTCGTGTCCGGTTCGCGTGCTCGATATGAAGAACGATTTTATGGTCGTGATCACCCGCGCGCCTGTGAGCGCGGATTCCGCCGCCTTGCGCGAATGTCTGGCCGAAGCGATCGAGACATGCCGCCAATATTATCGGAGGACGTTCTCGGCGGCCGTAAGCGACCCCGTGACCGACGGAATGTCGATAAGCCGGGTCTATCACGCGACGGTGCAGCAGCTGATGTACCGCCTGCTGTTCGGTGCCGGCTCCATCATCACTTCGGCGGACGTAGCGGACAATATGTATCGTCAGGACGCCGCCATCCCGCTGGAATGGGAGAAGAAGCTGGGCGAGGGCATACGCGCGCGCGATCTCAAAGCGATCCAGGCCGCCCTGGACAAATGGTTCGAAGCAATCGCCACGTTCCCTTACGACTATATGACATTCGCGGTTCAGCAGCTGGTCCTTGTCATCAAGCGGGTGCTGCGCGAGCCCGTCTTCGCTTCTCACTTCAATTCGGTCGAGATGCAGACACTGGGCAACAAAGTGATCCGGTCCGATACGCTGGCGGAGATGAGGCAGAAGATCGAGCGCTTCCTGGAGCAAGTATGTCAGGCCGAGCGGGAAGCGCAGAAGGAAGACAAGAGCAAGATTATCGTCGCCGCCATGAAGGAATTCGTAGAGAAAAACGCGCTCGACGTTAATATCAGCCTGCAGTCCATCGCGGCGAACTTCAAGATGTCGCCGGCATACATCGGCCGTATCTTCAAGCAGTGCGAGCATGTATCCGTAAGCGATTACATCACGGGATACCGGTTGGACAAGGCGCGGGATATGCTTCTCGGCAGCGACTTCAGCGTCAAGGAGATCGCCGATTATCTCGGCTTCAACAATGCGAGCTATTTTATCACCTTGTTCAAGAAGAGATTCGGCATCACGCCGAAGGAATTCCGGATGAACGCGACGCTGGAAGGGGAGAAGTCGTCGTGA
- a CDS encoding carbohydrate ABC transporter permease, whose translation MNAATTSLSNRKGNIVIHLFFVLLSVAIIAPFLLIVSVSLTDEKALAEHGYSFIPARFSVLAYEFILQSPGVLLRAYGNTIFITIAGTLLSLLLTSMIAYVISRRDYKWRVQLTVYIFFTMLFSGGLVPFYILMTQYLHLKDSLWAIILPGMLSPFYVLIMKGFMGKIPYELIESTKVDGASEWRIFFMMILPLSTPALTTLGLFIAFNYWNEWFNALLFIDNDKLVPLQLLLVRIMNTLDFLRNNSQYIQSLGLDMSQLPGESMRMALVILVAGPMMFIFPFFQKYFVQGMTVGSLKG comes from the coding sequence ATGAACGCTGCAACGACGTCGCTGAGCAACCGCAAAGGCAATATCGTGATCCATCTGTTCTTCGTTCTGCTCTCCGTCGCGATCATCGCGCCTTTCCTCTTGATCGTATCCGTCTCGTTGACGGACGAGAAGGCGCTTGCGGAGCACGGATACTCGTTCATCCCGGCGCGCTTCAGCGTTCTGGCCTACGAGTTCATTCTGCAGTCGCCCGGCGTTCTGCTGCGGGCCTACGGCAATACCATTTTCATCACGATCGCCGGCACCTTGCTCAGCCTGCTCCTCACCAGCATGATCGCCTACGTGATCTCGCGAAGGGACTACAAGTGGAGGGTGCAGCTCACGGTTTACATTTTCTTCACGATGCTGTTCTCGGGCGGATTGGTGCCCTTCTATATCTTGATGACGCAGTACTTGCATCTGAAGGATTCGCTCTGGGCGATCATCCTGCCAGGGATGCTGTCCCCCTTCTACGTCCTCATCATGAAGGGCTTCATGGGCAAAATCCCCTATGAGCTGATCGAATCCACGAAGGTGGACGGAGCCAGCGAATGGCGCATCTTCTTCATGATGATCCTGCCGCTGTCTACGCCGGCTCTGACGACGCTGGGCCTGTTCATCGCCTTCAACTACTGGAACGAATGGTTTAACGCGCTGCTGTTCATCGACAACGACAAGCTCGTTCCGCTTCAGCTGCTGCTTGTGCGGATCATGAACACGCTCGATTTCCTCCGGAACAACAGCCAATACATTCAGAGTTTGGGACTCGACATGAGCCAGCTCCCGGGCGAGTCGATGCGGATGGCGCTGGTCATTCTGGTCGCGGGTCCGATGATGTTCATCTTTCCGTTTTTCCAGAAGTACTTCGTGCAGGGCATGACGGTCGGTTCGTTAAAGGGATAA
- a CDS encoding Lsa family ABC-F type ribosomal protection protein → MSMIHAQNLTFSYPSSFDNIFENVSFQIDTDWKLGFIGRNGRGKTTFFNLLLGKYEYSGNIISSVEFNYFPYPVSDKSRFTYEILEEICPQAEDWEFLREISYLDVEAEVMYRPFETLSNGEQTKVLLAALFLGEGKFLLIDEPTNHLDTAARKIVSNYLKRKKGFILISHDRNFLDGCVDHILSINKANIEVQSGNYSSWKLNFDRQQEHEEKSNERLQKDIGRLQQSSKQSANWSNKVEASKNGTTNSGSKLDKGYVGHKAAKMMKRAKNLESRQNKAIEEKSALLKNVEKTVSLQLEPLNYKSKELIQLTGVSVKYDGELVNTPISFSVEAGDRVVLDGKNGSGKSSILKLILGNSLQHTGTLNVGSGLVISYVQQDTSHLKGKLSAFIEENQIDEPLFKSILRKMDFDRIQFEKDISHYSGGQKKKLLIAKSLCEKAHLYIWDEPLNFIDVYSRMQVEELIKSFNPTMVFVEHDKTFQEEVATKRVAL, encoded by the coding sequence ATGTCAATGATACATGCACAAAACCTGACGTTTTCATATCCTAGCAGCTTTGATAATATTTTCGAAAATGTTAGTTTTCAAATAGATACGGATTGGAAGCTTGGGTTTATTGGCCGCAACGGCCGAGGCAAGACAACTTTTTTCAATCTGTTATTAGGAAAATACGAGTACAGCGGAAATATTATTTCTTCGGTAGAATTTAATTACTTTCCATATCCGGTTTCGGATAAAAGCAGATTCACGTATGAAATATTAGAAGAGATATGCCCTCAAGCGGAAGATTGGGAGTTTCTTCGGGAAATATCTTATTTAGATGTCGAAGCTGAAGTGATGTATCGACCTTTCGAAACGTTATCCAACGGGGAACAAACGAAAGTCTTGCTGGCTGCGCTTTTCTTGGGTGAAGGGAAATTTTTATTAATTGATGAGCCGACCAATCACTTGGATACCGCTGCACGAAAGATCGTTTCTAATTATTTGAAAAGAAAAAAAGGGTTTATATTAATATCGCATGATAGAAACTTTTTGGATGGCTGCGTCGATCATATCTTGTCGATAAACAAAGCCAATATAGAAGTTCAAAGCGGTAATTATTCTTCTTGGAAGCTGAATTTCGATAGACAGCAGGAACATGAGGAAAAATCGAACGAGCGGTTGCAGAAAGACATTGGAAGGCTACAACAATCTTCAAAACAATCGGCCAATTGGTCTAATAAAGTAGAGGCTTCCAAAAACGGTACAACGAATTCCGGTTCTAAATTAGACAAGGGTTATGTCGGACATAAAGCAGCAAAAATGATGAAACGCGCAAAGAACCTGGAATCCAGGCAAAATAAAGCGATAGAAGAAAAGTCGGCGCTGCTAAAAAACGTAGAAAAAACCGTGTCATTGCAATTAGAGCCATTGAATTACAAATCTAAAGAACTCATTCAGTTAACGGGAGTCTCTGTTAAGTACGATGGTGAATTGGTTAATACGCCAATCAGTTTTAGTGTTGAAGCAGGAGACCGAGTTGTGCTTGATGGAAAGAATGGTAGCGGGAAAAGTAGTATTTTAAAACTAATCCTAGGGAATTCACTCCAGCATACGGGTACTTTGAACGTTGGTTCAGGCCTTGTCATTTCTTATGTACAGCAAGATACCTCTCATTTAAAAGGAAAGTTATCTGCTTTTATTGAAGAAAATCAGATTGACGAACCATTATTTAAATCCATTCTACGAAAGATGGATTTTGACCGTATTCAGTTTGAAAAAGATATATCCCACTATTCCGGCGGACAAAAGAAAAAGTTGCTTATCGCCAAAAGTTTATGCGAAAAAGCCCATTTATATATTTGGGACGAGCCGCTAAACTTTATCGACGTTTATTCGCGAATGCAAGTTGAAGAGCTTATTAAAAGCTTTAATCCAACCATGGTTTTTGTAGAACATGACAAGACATTCCAAGAAGAAGTCGCAACGAAAAGAGTTGCCTTATAG
- a CDS encoding Ig-like domain-containing protein produces the protein MSKRILAFCLAVGLLFGVWPPPSGHAEEEAGTAFYVAPNGSDSNSGGESDPFRTLEAARDAVRSLKSGSGLPDGGVTVYLREGTYPRSSTFELAEQDSGTADSPIVYRAYPSETVTLSGGTNLERSGFAAVTDPSVLERIIDPVARGKVVAFDLAAHGLTDYGQISRHGYWKASDISLLPPMELYIDGQGMTLARWPNESTVQMGDIVDPGPTVDDPDLQERGGTFKYGYDRPAFWTQADDIWLDGIFGYSWEWSYNKIASIDPANKTITLRYGEMSGIQKNWYPDFHFAENLLEEIDAPGEYYIDRTNGMLYLLPNAAFAAGHGDITVTTLKDPMIVTRGASYVRFEELTMTYGRDTAAVIIGGSHVTISHADISNFSGGAVFVNVPSRHMDPVPDAELNGHDHLIDSTHIHHIGALAVTLNGGSATTLQPGNNKVSNSHIHDFAYYNKAYNPGIALRGVGNQAIGNEIHDAPHPGFLIYGNDHLVENNEVYDICKMFSDLGAIYMNAGSTPQERGTVIRRNYFHHIGENMPGVEGVYPDNLTMGLKIEQNIFYKMGNAAIKSNAGSYIKADNNLFIDTYVPFDNQEMFMGNAPGNKIDADYMPQWHALFDRYDDFVGTPYLTKYPELANFFTENRYYPDSNDFTNNVVYNPSLQRSSEVNAQGARDVHDLLNYAGNWVTASDPGFENLAAGDLRLKDDAAVFSQIPGFVDIPFEQIGTQGKVGISHAPDVVEVVDIAFPSGAVTLELGQEKIVRAEAIPWNATNAAVTYDSGDPSVATVDAAGKVRALAPGTTVVTAVSAANPALAASYELTVANGDGVMDFTDFENGGNGWPVDPNRSIAEDAEGNHWYRIVGGANAQSSREYADYVLEYKLKTPADMPIGANFLMYERSGAAGSGYVFYKKTAVGSQWALFDSQWQTLEQVDLPADDLLADRVYAIKLVVQGASVSLYVDGELRLQGANPTHSPSGKVGFYVEGFTAMQFDDVKLSLVREPVTGIGLNQTALAMDMGERQELTATVEPPGASNRRVKWTSSDPAVASVDDKGTVTAHKKGKAVITAASAENEGIKAEAVVTVRPWPNYPVQSLEKALKDKKRWTDSDAVDFHKGEVRIKGDGVYGYEGQKFGSKLLKFKAKFGAYDGGWYGFALRSDRTGDPTWVNGNKGYLVVIKEDQIEFQTWKPGQKMVRIVPNTAFQAGHEYEIEIGVIRGEGGNRFILKSGSRVVLNEWDAEPDNPIAAEGYFNVYNYAGKGNAIELKPAKGKSK, from the coding sequence ATGAGCAAGCGGATTCTGGCATTTTGTCTGGCTGTCGGATTGTTATTCGGGGTGTGGCCGCCGCCGAGCGGGCATGCGGAGGAAGAAGCGGGAACGGCGTTTTATGTGGCGCCGAATGGAAGCGATTCCAATTCCGGCGGAGAGAGCGATCCGTTCCGGACGCTCGAGGCGGCGCGGGACGCCGTTCGCTCGCTCAAGAGCGGCAGTGGGCTGCCCGACGGCGGCGTAACGGTGTATTTGCGGGAAGGCACGTACCCGAGGAGCTCGACGTTCGAGCTGGCGGAACAGGATTCGGGCACGGCCGATTCCCCGATCGTGTACCGCGCTTATCCCAGCGAGACAGTCACGCTGTCCGGGGGCACGAATCTGGAGCGGTCCGGCTTCGCAGCCGTTACCGATCCATCCGTGCTGGAGCGAATCATCGATCCGGTCGCGCGCGGCAAGGTCGTGGCATTCGATCTGGCCGCCCACGGCCTGACCGATTACGGGCAAATCAGCAGGCACGGGTACTGGAAAGCGAGCGACATCAGCCTGCTGCCGCCAATGGAGCTGTATATCGACGGGCAAGGCATGACGCTGGCACGCTGGCCGAACGAGAGCACGGTGCAGATGGGGGATATCGTCGACCCCGGACCTACCGTGGACGATCCGGATCTGCAGGAGAGAGGAGGCACGTTCAAGTACGGATACGATCGTCCCGCGTTCTGGACGCAAGCGGACGATATTTGGCTGGACGGTATTTTCGGATACAGCTGGGAATGGTCCTATAATAAGATCGCTTCCATCGACCCCGCGAACAAGACGATTACGTTGCGGTACGGGGAGATGTCCGGCATTCAGAAGAACTGGTATCCCGATTTCCATTTCGCCGAGAATTTGCTGGAAGAGATCGATGCCCCGGGCGAGTATTACATCGACCGGACGAACGGCATGCTGTATTTGCTGCCGAATGCGGCTTTTGCGGCCGGGCATGGCGACATCACGGTGACGACGCTGAAGGACCCGATGATCGTCACCCGCGGCGCGTCCTACGTTCGCTTTGAGGAATTGACGATGACTTACGGCCGGGACACGGCTGCCGTTATCATCGGGGGCAGCCATGTGACGATCTCGCACGCCGATATCTCGAACTTCTCCGGCGGCGCGGTGTTCGTCAACGTCCCGTCCCGCCACATGGACCCGGTGCCTGACGCAGAGCTGAACGGCCATGACCACTTGATCGACAGCACCCACATTCACCATATCGGCGCGCTGGCCGTTACATTGAACGGCGGCAGCGCGACGACGCTGCAGCCCGGGAACAACAAGGTGTCCAATTCCCATATTCACGATTTCGCTTACTACAACAAAGCCTACAATCCCGGCATCGCCCTGCGGGGCGTGGGCAACCAGGCGATCGGCAACGAGATTCACGACGCACCGCACCCGGGCTTCCTCATTTACGGCAACGACCATTTGGTGGAAAACAACGAAGTTTACGACATTTGCAAAATGTTCTCCGATCTCGGGGCGATCTATATGAACGCCGGCTCCACGCCGCAGGAGAGGGGAACGGTCATCCGACGCAATTATTTTCACCATATCGGGGAAAACATGCCCGGCGTAGAAGGCGTATATCCCGACAACCTCACCATGGGGCTGAAGATCGAACAGAACATTTTCTACAAGATGGGGAACGCCGCGATCAAGAGCAACGCCGGCTCCTATATCAAGGCGGACAATAACCTGTTCATCGATACCTACGTTCCGTTCGACAACCAGGAGATGTTCATGGGCAACGCGCCCGGCAACAAGATCGACGCGGACTACATGCCGCAATGGCACGCGCTGTTCGATCGCTACGACGATTTTGTCGGCACGCCGTATTTGACCAAGTATCCGGAGCTGGCGAACTTCTTCACGGAGAATCGGTATTACCCGGACAGCAACGACTTCACGAACAACGTCGTGTACAATCCGTCGCTGCAGCGGTCTTCGGAGGTGAACGCGCAAGGCGCGAGGGATGTGCACGATCTGCTGAATTACGCCGGCAACTGGGTGACCGCTTCGGACCCGGGCTTCGAGAACTTGGCCGCCGGTGACCTTCGCCTGAAGGACGACGCCGCGGTATTCAGCCAAATCCCGGGCTTCGTCGACATTCCGTTCGAGCAGATCGGCACGCAGGGGAAGGTAGGCATCTCCCATGCGCCGGATGTGGTGGAGGTCGTCGATATCGCGTTTCCTTCCGGCGCGGTGACGCTCGAATTGGGCCAGGAGAAGATCGTCCGCGCCGAGGCGATTCCGTGGAACGCGACGAACGCCGCGGTGACGTACGACAGCGGCGACCCGTCCGTGGCAACCGTGGACGCCGCCGGAAAAGTCCGGGCGCTCGCCCCGGGGACGACGGTGGTCACGGCGGTATCGGCCGCGAATCCGGCACTTGCGGCTTCGTACGAATTGACCGTCGCGAACGGGGACGGGGTCATGGACTTCACCGACTTCGAGAATGGCGGCAACGGCTGGCCGGTAGATCCCAATCGAAGCATCGCCGAGGATGCCGAAGGCAACCATTGGTACCGGATCGTCGGAGGCGCGAATGCCCAATCGTCGCGGGAGTACGCCGATTACGTGCTGGAGTACAAGCTCAAGACGCCCGCAGATATGCCGATCGGCGCGAACTTCCTCATGTACGAGCGAAGCGGAGCCGCCGGAAGCGGATATGTTTTCTACAAGAAGACAGCGGTGGGCTCTCAGTGGGCGCTCTTCGACTCGCAATGGCAAACGCTGGAGCAAGTCGATCTCCCGGCGGACGATCTGCTTGCCGACCGGGTATACGCGATCAAGCTCGTCGTCCAAGGGGCGAGCGTCAGCCTTTACGTCGACGGAGAGCTGCGACTGCAGGGCGCTAACCCGACCCACAGTCCAAGCGGCAAAGTCGGTTTCTACGTGGAGGGCTTCACGGCGATGCAGTTCGACGACGTCAAATTGTCGCTCGTACGGGAGCCGGTCACGGGAATCGGGCTGAATCAAACCGCGTTGGCGATGGATATGGGCGAGCGCCAAGAATTGACGGCCACGGTCGAGCCGCCGGGCGCCTCCAACCGAAGGGTGAAATGGACCTCCAGCGATCCGGCCGTCGCGAGCGTGGACGATAAGGGCACGGTTACCGCGCATAAGAAGGGCAAGGCGGTCATTACGGCGGCTTCCGCCGAGAATGAAGGGATCAAGGCGGAGGCCGTCGTTACGGTTCGGCCTTGGCCGAACTATCCGGTTCAGTCGCTGGAGAAAGCATTAAAGGACAAGAAGCGCTGGACGGACTCGGACGCCGTTGATTTTCACAAAGGCGAGGTACGCATAAAGGGAGATGGCGTGTATGGCTACGAGGGACAGAAGTTCGGCAGCAAGCTGCTGAAGTTCAAAGCCAAGTTCGGCGCGTACGACGGCGGCTGGTACGGCTTCGCGCTGCGTTCCGACCGGACCGGCGATCCGACATGGGTGAACGGCAACAAGGGATATCTCGTCGTTATTAAGGAGGACCAGATCGAGTTCCAGACCTGGAAGCCGGGACAGAAGATGGTCCGGATCGTTCCGAACACGGCATTCCAGGCCGGGCATGAATACGAGATCGAGATCGGCGTCATCAGGGGCGAGGGAGGGAATCGGTTTATCCTGAAGTCGGGCTCCAGGGTCGTCCTGAACGAGTGGGATGCCGAACCGGACAATCCGATTGCGGCGGAAGGGTATTTTAACGTCTACAACTACGCCGGGAAGGGCAATGCCATCGAACTGAAGCCGGCCAAGGGCAAATCCAAGTAA